Below is a window of Lepisosteus oculatus isolate fLepOcu1 chromosome 8, fLepOcu1.hap2, whole genome shotgun sequence DNA.
TGACACGAGCAGCACGCGGCTGCGCGGCAGGAGGGCGGCGGGGAGCGCGGCGGACCCCGCCGGCGCCCCGTCGGAGGGCTCTCCTCAGAGCCGACACCCCGAGTCGCAGCGCAAGAAACGATCCCTCTCTGGTAGGCAGGGGAAGGGGGCTCCGCCGCGGCCTGTGCTGATTCTCCGAGTGTTGTCCTTCCAGGGCTACAGCGTACAAATCAAGGGCTTTCTCAGCAAGGCTTCCCTTCCCCCAAAACATGAATAGACCATTATTAGGCTTTTTTTGAATGACCCTGGcatcatttctttttaatgcaCATTAACAGCCTATCCTATAGAGTACGTCTTAAGATGCACTATATGATAAAAAAGTAAGGGCTGTGTGAAATATTGCAGTTTACCATTCTCTCCTTATACTGGTTTTGGAAGCCGTGTGCTTTCCACTGCCTGCTCTATGGGTGGGTGTGCACAGACACTCGAGCCTTTTTTAATCCTGGCCTCGTTccgctttattttattttttttttgtttgttttcagatCTACCTTCCAAAGCTCAAGTTGTTCTGACTCCCCCAGCGTCGTCCAGCAGGAGGAGCTCGGGGAGAAGCCAGGGGGTGCACGAGCTGTCGGCGTGCGAGCAGCTCGTGGTGGAGCTGGTGCGCCACGAGGACAGCTGGCCCTTCATGAAGCTGGTGTCCAGGACTCAGGTCAGCACTGTGGGGGGGGCGCTTCTGGCTGTGCAGGACACTCGTATAACGGGGCTCCTTGGTGGTGTGAAAGGCCTTTCACAGCAAAACTGTGCGCACACAGTGGAGCCCATGGGAACGGCCCATGGGTACTGCTTTAAAATGATGAAATTGTGGGTGATGAGGAAATGTTTGCATCGATAAAGTCACGGAGGATCAGGTTTCTCAGTGTGAGCTCTCGGGTCTTTCGTTTGCATCCAGGTGCCAGACTACTACGACATTATCCGAAAGCCAATTGCCTTGAACGTCATCAGGGAAAAAGTCAACAACTGTGAATACAAAACAGCCTGTAAGttcgtttttttaatttttgcatCAGATTTACACAATGAACAAGTTGTCTGACCTTAAAGAAAACACTGGGCCGACCTGTAGTAATAGTTAAGAGGCTGGAATGGAAAGCTACACCCGTGTACTGATCTTTATAAACAAACACTGGTTACCCTCTCCTGTTTGGGCTTGAAGGTGACACTTCCACTAGGTAAAGTAGAagggcattttgttttaaacaaactaCATCAAAAATACTTTCTTACCATCCCTGCTGGTTTTTCCCCACTATTAAAAAGGCACCTACTCTGTTATTagcatttttatattattgtttcagtaattactgtaaaaaaatatattttccagttGTGTACATTTTGCATAAACTTGCTTGCTGTTCATTAACAACctcttctgttttctgttcttcCAGCCGAGTTCATTGAAGATGTGGAGCTGATGTTTACCAACTGTTTAGAGTACAATCCCCGCAGCACCAATGAGGCGAAAGCTGGAGTGAGGCTCCAAGTTTATTTCCACTCTCAGGCTCAGAAACTGGGACTCCTCACAAAATGCGGAGACCAaactccccctcccccttcaAAGAGGTCACGGGTGTAGTGCTTTACACTTTCCACTTCTTGTTTGTTGAGTAAAGGTGAGATCCGCAAAGATTTCATCTCGGTTTATAAATGAATGGACCAGGTTTATGTACCAGGTGTACCCTTCACTGCATATGGTCCTAAGACAacagaagaaacaagagacatggctacaaaaaacaaaaattgtttgATAGTCTGAAGTCACATGACAAAGAAAAAATCATGGCTTTTTGAGATCGATGGGGACTTGCTTGCCTTGAAATGAGACCTGCACTGTAATCTTTACCAGTACCTTTATGTATCCTTTCCATTCTAAATTACTCAGGAGActtgcattttgttgtttttttatcagaatGATCCATATGATTTTGTATATTGGATGCATTTGTAGACTTACTGCAGAGACatttgtgtgttattttttgtttgtttcaaacTGTTGTATTTTTTCAGTGAAAACTAATTTCCTGGATGTTTTTCCATGAAACATCACACTTCAGCCTAAAAGATTCCTACCAAATGGTTTTCaggttgttgtttgttttttcctgggctgttctactgtactgtaccaacaAAAAAGCACAGTATTCTCTTCAGGTGCCAGAGCTTCAGTGTACCAACACTACATTGGAACAAAGATCAGTTCATCTCCAGTTCTTCGTAACTAGACCACGTAGATATTTATTTAGTATGGAATATAATTTGAGGCAAAAGACCtgatttgtatttataaaattgCTATAGGTGTTTTCCATCTTTTAAACTTGTGTGAAAATGGTCAGTTTTCTATTCATGCCATAAACTAGACCACTTCaaaggttaaatgtttttttcaaaataacttttgtatgttttttttcccctgtacattttttctatatgtaaaaataaattgttgacATTGTTTAAAATTGTCTTTAACTTTGCACTTGGAATTTAACAGCAGCGACGTTCTTCCAGCAGCACTAATCAAATGGCAGTGTGAGGAAATGGTAGCTCAGGAATAACCCAGGGTGATCCGTTTTACCGGGATGTGTTTTGGAGTTATGTTCATGTTTATTAATAAAACCCCTTTGACGATGTGTTGTTCTGAAACCTACGTGCATTTTGTATTAAAGAGAGATAGGTGCGCACAGATTGCCACAAGGGACAGCTCTGAGTTTTGCTTTCCTCCCCAACTGTTAGAAAGTGATGAATCTGATGGAAAATTCTGATCTTAAAATCACAACTCTAGGAATACATCAGAGATTGGTCACAAACCTTTCAAAGAAGACGTGCTTTGTGTTTAATGAATGGATTATCCATAGAAACCATACATTAAAAGATATTTCAAAGTTTAAATTAGGTGTACTTTGGAAAAACATGTTACAAGCAATGTGTTTATAGAAGATGGGATTTGACATTTTAATGTCTAACTCCATGGTGTTCTGACATTTTCCAATATATTTATTGGCCAAAATAGTTAAAACCTGAAGCACTTACATAAATATCTTGCATCAAATTTATTTTGTCGAAAAATTGTTTTCCATTGTCTAGACAATGTTTGAAAGTGATAGAAGGGCAAACTGGATCTAGCCACAAGTAGAATTTGAATAAGGgatgtttaataataaaagtgaacaatgcactagtaagacctcaCTTAGAATACTATGTACAAATTGAATTACTACATAACATGAGATTACTGCCGATCGGGAATCGGTCCAGAGGCGAGAGAACAGGTACAAGCCCAGGCTCAAAATGTCATACTTGTTTGGGACGATGTGAAAGAACTGAATCTTCTTACCTTGAACAAACACTATAAGGAGATCCCATATGAGTATTTAAAATACTCATTGGCTTTAAACAAAGTCGTACTCAACCAAGAATCGTACCAGAGGACactaaatacaattaaaatcgcGAGCAGTCAGCCAggtcactgtactgtatattgacgaAGCGAATAttctggcttccttcaagaaatggttgTGAATCAGCGCCTTGGATTAGCAGTTTAACAAATTGGGGTGAATAGACTCCTTTTGTtctttgtaattattatttttttttaatttgcagtaAGCCCACCACAAAACTGCGATTACAAAACGagggcaattttttttttctgtacgtGTGGTTCAACGCAATGAAATGCGTTAATTAACGCCAACGAAAACTTCTAAAAAAACGGATGTTAGCGAGCTGTTACAAACGCAACAACGGGGAAACACGTACTGGACCAAAACAGCCCCACGTACGGCGGAGAAGATGTGCAAAACACCTGTAGAAAATGTTTTGGCTAAAACTGTCCCAACCACCGCTCAGACCACACCAAAAACAAGAAACGCCCCTTCCACAGCAagcaacattaaattaaaacggTGAATAAATATCCCAGTctaagaattatttttaagtCTGCGAATTAAACATGAAATGTAATTTCCCAGGGAAGTAAGCAGCAGGTGTATTCGCCCAGGCTACATGGACCGTATATGCGGTCTTGTGTTATTTAATACTACCCTGCCAATGCCATTATCTAACATTTCTtgataactttattttatttttttaaaaaaaggctcgTTCCTGAgcccgggtgtgtgtgtgtgtgcgcgcgcgcgTGTGTGTATGCACGTGCGTCGGGCGGTGGCAGGAGCCCGGCTGCGCGCGGGGGGCCGTGGCGGCCGGTCCTGGGCCGTTGCCGTGACAGCGAGCGCGAGCCAGCCCCCGTCTCTGCCAATCCCGTCCCTGCTCTCGCCGCCCGTCGCCGCGCGcgctgccccctctctcccctcgcTCACTTCCCAGCTCCCCGGCGCCGTCCGCGCGCACTCCGCTGCGAGCACCGACCCGACCACCAGCCGACATGGTAAGGGCTCCGCGGGGCCCTCCGGGGCCGGCCGGCCGCTCTCGGAACCGGGGGGTTTTTTAACTCCTTCCCTGCCCTGGCGTTACCCGGCCATCGGCGGGCGAGCCGGTTTGGGCTGAGGAGCGTTTAAAAGGCATtgacaggaggaggagggggcgaGATGCGGGCTGGAAGGTGGGGGGAAACAGGAGCTTGGAAGTGGATCTAGTGGGGTCCGTGTTCCGGTACCGCAGGCCCCGAAGCCTCCGGGCGGCCATTTTAACCTAATTTTAGCCGCAGTGGCCGGCCGCTGCATAACGCTCACCGGTCCGTGGGGTGGACCGTGATTTCCTTGCCCGTGTGAGTGGAGCGGGGAAGCTCATTCCGTCTGTTTTGAACGGCGGGTCCCTGCCTTGCACAGCCCTGCCCGCCGCCGTGCCAATGCGGCTTTTCCAATGGGATGGGAGAGCGGCTCGCTGTTGTCTCtcggaattttttttttttttacagatatcGTGGGACACCCAGCCGCGTTTGACCGCTTTTTTGCCCGTGACGTTTAAACTGCACTTCATTTTAAAGTCGCGTTTTTCAGTAAAGTTGGTGATGTAGGCGACAAACCTTCTTTAAAAggctgaaaatatatatatatatattccccccccccccccacgtaAACGCCTGGCTTTGCTTCAGCTCAGTTATATTATAATCCCCTTTAACATGATCATGGAGACCTACGAGTTAGCCGCGTCAAACCGTCAACCTTTCTGAGACTGAGAAGCTCCCTGTCTGTGAAGTTACCGATGATCCAGGCTTGTACATTAAAAACACGCCACACCCGGGCAGGGTTCTCTCAAACTGCACACAGTGGGAGGACTCGTGAATTGTTAGCTGTTCAGCATTTTTCAACTGCTAAAATgaatgacagttttttttttatcaggcgCTGTAATGTTTTAGAACTTGGCTGGTGGATGAAGCCATTGGTTTATATGAAGAAACACCGAGATCATGCTAACAACTCATACCTTCGTGGCTGTAGCCGAGAAATCATAACGCCGATTTCAGAGAGaaaccccttttttttttaacagggaGCACCGTCTTCCATCCTCCTCCCTGCTTGTGAACTGACCCTCCCCTCCTCCCCACAGGCCTCCGGCGTCACAGTGAACGATGAAGTCATTAAGGTTTTCAACGACATGAAGGTCCGCAAGTCGTCGTCGTCCGAAGAAGTGAAAAAGAGGAAGAAGGCTGTGCTGTTCTGCCTCAGCGAGGACAAGAAGAAAATCATCGTGGAGGAAGGGAAGGAGATCTTGGTGGGAGACATCGGCGAGACAGTAGAGGACCCTTACGCTTCTTTTGTGAAGCTTCTACCTCTGAATGACTGTCGATATGGCCTGTACGACGCCACGTACGAGACAAGAGAGTCCAAGAAGGAAGACCTGGTATTTATATTCTGGTAGGTTAAACACCTTGGTGAGCTGTGGGATACAAGACGGCTTCGTGACAAATTAAGACGGTTCCACCCAGTTGTTCTTGAAAGTGACTAAAACTTTTGCCCCGTGACTCCTGCTTGGATCTTCAGCGTGTGAAAGACTACTGTTCTAGTATTGCCGTACTGTGTATTTGAATAGGATGTCTCTTAACACAGTAGTAGTATTATTTTTTGTCGTTTTGTTCAACAGGGCTCCAGAAAGTGCTCCTCTGAAAAGCAAGATGATCTATGCTAGCTCTAAAGATGCCATCAAAAAGAAATTCACAGGTTGGTAACTGTTTTCAAAAGCAGGTCTTTCTGTCGCTGTGTGTGAACTTTTGAGGAGTTGCAGAGCACCTGGCAATTGGAAACTTGCTACAGTAGGAATCGATGGGCTGGTTTGGAAACTGTTTTAAGCAGAGTCCCATGTCCTTTCATTGAATTGAGTGCACCTTTGTTTAAAACGTTACAGTGATTTCAAGCATTTTGTGGTGTGCTTTGAATAAATCGCGCTGTAAAAGAAACAGGTGATCTGATTTCATTGTCATAACAGCAGTTTCAACTGGTCATGTTTTGCTTCCTGCGGGTCTTTACCTAATTTGTCGTGGTTTTCCACTAAGAACCGCTTCAATAGCATGGCCACAACCTTCTGTTCCTACCCTTACTGTTATGTTCCTCTACGTTcctacaaaataaaatgcaagattCTGTGATAGCTGCTTTTACCTTTCCATATAAACACATTGTATACATTGTAATATTAAACACATGATAGCAATATAATTCTTCCAGGTATGCAATAGAATTTAAagtgctgtggaaaaaaaagcttacCATAGGGTCCAGCCCTGTGAACTGACATAACGGTAGTCCTTTGTGTTCTTTCTCTTTCAGGTATTAAACACGAATGGCAAGTTAACGGTTTAGATGACATTCAGGACCGCTCTACCTTGGCAGACAAGTTAGGAGGGAGCGTGGTAGTTTCGCTCGAAGGGAGACCCTTGTAAACTGACAGTCAAGTGCCATCTGGATCCAAGAAGCTTCCATTACAGCATCCCTGTTGATATCATTTGATCCTGTTGGgatagttttagtttttggtttttatttttccacactGAAGGAGATCTCATTAACTTAAAACACCTACCAGCGATTGGCATTCGACTCCCCCGAGATCCTGGTAGATCACACACGTAGAGCTTCAAGGAATGCTTTCACGCCATTTGTTCTGCCAGAAACCATCGCGAGAAGAAGGAACACCCACAAGTGGCGCTGCATGCATTCCTTGCGACAAGTACAGCAACAATTTCATGTTCACTATCGTACgacaaatccagtacgattccTGAATGCCTGACAGCTCTGTCCACTACCGAGGCACCAGCCAGTATTCGACACTACCGATTTGCACTTGTTTGAATTTCCATGAGGCATGTGATATAACTTCCCACCTTCAGTACCCTGGGGTTTCTGACATGGCAAAACCCGTTTCACActatgcagaaaaaaagcacttttttgtaattgttttgtttaGACACTTCGGAAAGGAATGCCAATTGAGTTTCTGTATTTATGTCACCTAGGAGTTAACGTACCTCGGCTTTCATTCCTGATCatgcatatttaaaacaatgctTTTCCGTTGCCTTCTTGCTTTCCTGAGAACGTACGCTGTCACTGATTTAAACAGAAGAGGGGGGAGTGGGGGTGGCAGGGAAACTACTGCGATTTCACAACCCAGAGAAATATATACATCCTCATTCAAGATGGCAATATCTGTACGAGCGGAGCCTTAAGTGGAATATTGTTTCTGAGATCAGTGAAGTTGCCACTTTGCAATAAAACCTTGTGGCTTATAAAGGAAAGCTGcctttttccatttatttgaGCAGCGTCTTCATCTGATTTTCAGTTTTAGTTTTCATCAGAGTTCATATTGGGGTGTGGGGGGGCATGATGAAGATCAATAGTGACGGGGAAAAAACTCCCCCTCCTGAAGTGAATTCTGTATGTTGACGGCACCTATAAATACAGAACAGGCGCTGGAACAGTCAGCGTTGTGAGCAAATTGAAATGGGTATGTTCGTCCGGGAAGCTTCTGTAACTCAGTAATGTTAGAATAGCCACCACATGTGTTAAGAGACAAGTATGTCAGGGCAGTTGGTCTACTGATAGTAAATGTGATGGACTAAGCTCTTTAAGTTGGATACTGTTAAAATGGAGTTGCATGCTTATAAATATCAAAGAATAGCATATCTATTTTGTTCAATTTCTGTGAAGTTGCCTATTGGTGATTTGCTTGTGGCATTCGTTTTAAACGTGTGAAAAGAAAGTGAAGGAAAtaaggaaaaatacatttcacgGCATTGTAGTGCAAACACTTGGGCCTGTTTTCAGGGGCTGattgtttgcttttctttttggtaatgataacatttttattacataATAAATTTGTGCTGTCTAAACTTTGATAAAGGAAAACAATTTGGAAGTGAATGGAATTCCTGTGGGATGTTTTGGGAGTATCAAAATATTCTTTagtcttatttaaaataattgccGAAATTTATAACCtgttttcatctgttttttttatatatatacagcgACGTCTTCTAGAATGAGAGCCTTGTGCTTTCAAACACCTGGGCCACTGTACATAGAAATACTTCTTACTGCAGAAGGTGTTAGCAGGCATGTCTTTTTAAGCGCTAGACCTGTGCTTTATTAATCCGACAACCCTGATGAGGGTGTGAGAGTTTCAATGAACTTCACAAGTTCTTCGCTCCGGTAGCAGGAGCGTTTCAATGAGGCGAACACTTCTTTCATTAGAGCCTGAGTCTGGACAGGAGCCAGAGGCTGCTCTCCTTGTAGAGAATTTGAGCCGCACTCTGTGAGCAATCCTCTGGTAGCCAGTGCTATTTATGGCCAACACATGCTTTTGTATCTTGTCATCGTTGTCCACAAATGGCAAAACAGGACATGTCTTCAGACCTCTGCAAAAGGGAAGCCCCCACAGGCCAGCTGAGTACAGCTAATATAACAGATGCATTTCTCAATAAAAGACTATACGGAGGTGAGGGCTTTTGCTTATTTAATGTAGACTAAAGACAATGTGTTAACCTTCTTTTCCTTACATTACATTACTGCTCTAGGATTGTATGTTAAATAGTTCAGATGTTTCAAGTGTCACTCCTGCAATCAGGAGAAACGTGGAGGAATTAAGCCTTGAATGTTTTTCGCTGTCTTTGCCAGGCCTATGGAACATGTTTGTTTGGTGATTGAAATACCTTGTTCCTATGATCCCTCCAGAGTTTAATTAGATTGTGTCCTCTCTTAACTCTTCACTGTCCTCTGTTAACTTGTTAACTCTATACCTTACAGAGCGTATGATTCCAAACATCTTACAAGGATGTGAACCTAGGAAATCTCTTATTGGGGTCTATGCATTCTTCCTAGAAACACTACTTTTTGTTATGTTCTTACAACAGTAGAATTTATTAAAAGATAGGAGAGATGTTACAAAAATACGGTTTAAAAAAATGGTCTAAAATTCTGCAAAAGTGGGAGAGAAAATTTAAATATGGCAACATTTTCTAAAGAAACTTTTCTGTTTGACATGGTGAAAGACTTAGAACCCATCCATAATTCATTGTGTTATGCCAGAACAGCTTTATTCTAAACATTGGAGTTAAATAGATATTATATAGAAT
It encodes the following:
- the cfl2 gene encoding cofilin-2 isoform X1; translated protein: MGAPSSILLPACELTLPSSPQASGVTVNDEVIKVFNDMKVRKSSSSEEVKKRKKAVLFCLSEDKKKIIVEEGKEILVGDIGETVEDPYASFVKLLPLNDCRYGLYDATYETRESKKEDLVFIFWAPESAPLKSKMIYASSKDAIKKKFTGIKHEWQVNGLDDIQDRSTLADKLGGSVVVSLEGRPL
- the cfl2 gene encoding cofilin-2 isoform X2, which codes for MASGVTVNDEVIKVFNDMKVRKSSSSEEVKKRKKAVLFCLSEDKKKIIVEEGKEILVGDIGETVEDPYASFVKLLPLNDCRYGLYDATYETRESKKEDLVFIFWAPESAPLKSKMIYASSKDAIKKKFTGIKHEWQVNGLDDIQDRSTLADKLGGSVVVSLEGRPL